The candidate division KSB1 bacterium genome window below encodes:
- a CDS encoding DNA-3-methyladenine glycosylase I: MQNKRRCPWCGDDPLYVAYHDQEWGVPVHDDRRLFEMLILEGAQAGLNWLTVLRKRENYRKAFANFDPARVARFGPREIAALLRNPGIVRNRLKIHAAVANAQAFLLVQKEFGSFDRYIWQFVGGKPKKNRWRELKELPSRTPESETMSKDLKRRGFSFVGATICYAFMQTVGMVNDHVTTCFRYHEV; encoded by the coding sequence GTGCAAAACAAACGGCGCTGTCCCTGGTGTGGCGATGACCCGCTTTATGTCGCCTATCATGATCAAGAATGGGGCGTGCCCGTGCATGACGATCGGCGGCTGTTCGAGATGTTGATTCTCGAAGGTGCGCAGGCGGGCTTGAACTGGCTCACGGTTCTGCGCAAGCGCGAGAACTACCGCAAGGCCTTCGCGAATTTCGATCCGGCGCGCGTGGCCCGGTTCGGCCCCCGGGAAATCGCCGCGCTGCTGCGGAATCCCGGCATTGTGCGCAACCGCCTGAAGATTCATGCGGCGGTGGCCAATGCCCAGGCCTTTCTGCTCGTGCAGAAGGAATTCGGCAGCTTCGACCGCTACATTTGGCAATTCGTGGGCGGCAAGCCGAAAAAGAACCGTTGGCGGGAACTGAAGGAGCTGCCCAGCCGCACGCCGGAATCCGAGACCATGAGCAAAGACCTGAAACGCCGCGGTTTTTCATTCGTGGGTGCGACGATTTGTTATGCTTTCATGCAGACAGTGGGCATGGTGAATGATCATGTGACAACTTGTTTTCGCTACCACGAGGTGTGA